A stretch of Candidatus Margulisiibacteriota bacterium DNA encodes these proteins:
- a CDS encoding methyltransferase domain-containing protein gives MKNRDLTKANFDSDARSFDERILKHVPGYLDMHEALLRFIPFQGNESFTLLDLGIGTGNLAKKVLERFPGARVTGVDFSEQMINICRERLARFADRLTLINMGFDRELPPGKHNVVTMNLSLHHLENREKERLIKQVSGRIIKPGALLIGDLVKSRSKRITDVYMNIWKENMRSHGFSEEYIEKSYEKKKYETEDIPAPVEDHLYWLKKAGFDEVELFWKRFHFAAFGGFKGIK, from the coding sequence ATGAAAAACCGTGATCTAACCAAGGCGAACTTTGACAGCGACGCTCGAAGCTTTGACGAAAGGATATTAAAGCACGTTCCGGGCTATCTTGATATGCACGAAGCCCTCCTCCGTTTTATCCCATTTCAGGGGAATGAATCATTTACCCTGCTTGACCTTGGGATCGGGACCGGCAACCTGGCAAAAAAAGTGCTGGAGCGTTTTCCCGGCGCCAGGGTAACCGGGGTCGATTTTTCCGAACAGATGATCAATATCTGCCGGGAGCGTCTCGCCCGGTTCGCCGATCGACTGACCCTGATCAACATGGGCTTTGACCGCGAGCTTCCTCCCGGGAAGCACAACGTGGTCACCATGAACCTCTCTCTCCATCACCTGGAAAATCGGGAAAAAGAGCGGCTGATCAAACAGGTCTCGGGACGGATCATTAAACCCGGAGCCTTGCTTATCGGTGACCTGGTCAAGTCAAGGTCAAAAAGAATAACCGATGTCTACATGAACATCTGGAAAGAGAACATGCGCTCCCACGGCTTTTCCGAAGAGTATATCGAAAAGAGCTACGAAAAGAAGAAATACGAGACCGAAGACATCCCCGCCCCGGTCGAAGACCACCTTTACTGGCTGAAAAAAGCCGGCTTCGACGAAGTCGAGCTGTTTTGGAAGCGCTTCCATTTTGCCGCCTTCGGCGGTTTCAAGGGGATCAAGTAA
- a CDS encoding nucleotidyltransferase domain-containing protein codes for MISETIKEQIDDISRQIIEKYKPNKIILFGSAATGDFKKDSDLDFIVIKEDTPFLGRERARELRKLILKKIPADFLIYRPAEFKKREELGDPFIKAVIKQGKVLYGS; via the coding sequence ATGATTTCAGAAACAATAAAAGAACAGATCGATGATATTTCAAGGCAAATAATCGAAAAGTACAAGCCTAATAAAATTATTTTATTCGGTTCCGCCGCGACTGGTGATTTTAAAAAAGACAGCGACCTTGATTTCATTGTTATTAAGGAAGATACTCCTTTTCTGGGCCGCGAGAGGGCGAGAGAACTTAGGAAATTGATTTTAAAAAAAATCCCTGCTGATTTTCTTATCTATCGTCCCGCGGAATTTAAAAAACGCGAGGAATTGGGGGATCCATTTATCAAAGCGGTCATAAAACAGGGGAAAGTGCTTTATGGTTCATAA
- a CDS encoding glycosyltransferase: protein MLSVCMIVKNETANLKLTLPQIIKLAGEVIVVDTGSTDDTIETAENLGAKVYNFEWINDFAAARNFSLSLAKGPWIIWLDADEFIKSADFQALIDAAVNAPAGVSAFQLIMTESPYGKTERGNSYQRVKAFRNGRGIHFERTINEQVVDARGKIVSGEPLPIVVYHWGLYLNEQKMAEKKARYYQMYSNYLRDHADDPYVNYLLGNLLRGDGRNEEAYQAYLKAAETVGPDIELKKNIIGKIAEVDLKAGRFKEAYNWARELLAIDQRSVAAKNIMATLLIGVKQIEPAIALLEEVISEIKDSIDPIRELVIPRIIIADAYSRKGDQEKAEHYRAEAKELEKKYYANSAE from the coding sequence ATGCTTTCAGTCTGTATGATCGTCAAGAACGAAACGGCCAACCTGAAGCTGACCCTGCCGCAGATCATCAAGCTCGCGGGCGAGGTGATCGTGGTTGACACCGGCTCGACGGACGACACTATTGAGACCGCCGAAAACCTGGGCGCCAAAGTCTATAACTTTGAATGGATTAACGATTTTGCCGCCGCCCGGAACTTTAGTCTTTCTTTAGCCAAAGGCCCCTGGATTATTTGGCTTGATGCCGATGAGTTTATTAAGAGCGCTGATTTTCAAGCGTTGATCGACGCGGCGGTGAATGCCCCTGCCGGTGTTTCCGCTTTTCAGCTGATCATGACCGAATCCCCATACGGCAAAACAGAGCGAGGGAATAGTTACCAGCGGGTCAAGGCGTTCAGGAACGGCCGGGGGATCCATTTTGAGCGGACGATCAACGAACAGGTGGTGGATGCGCGGGGGAAAATTGTTTCCGGGGAGCCTTTGCCGATCGTCGTTTACCATTGGGGATTGTATTTAAACGAACAAAAAATGGCCGAGAAGAAAGCCCGCTATTATCAGATGTACAGCAATTATCTCCGCGACCACGCCGATGACCCATACGTGAACTATTTGCTGGGCAACTTGCTTAGAGGAGACGGCAGGAACGAAGAAGCTTACCAAGCCTATTTGAAAGCGGCGGAAACAGTCGGACCGGACATTGAACTAAAGAAAAATATTATCGGCAAGATTGCCGAGGTCGATTTGAAAGCCGGCCGATTCAAGGAAGCTTATAATTGGGCCAGGGAGCTTTTGGCCATAGATCAAAGATCGGTAGCGGCAAAAAATATCATGGCGACTTTGCTGATCGGGGTAAAACAAATTGAGCCGGCGATTGCCTTATTGGAGGAAGTAATTTCAGAAATTAAAGATTCAATTGATCCTATCAGGGAATTGGTGATCCCAAGAATTATTATCGCCGACGCTTATTCGCGCAAAGGCGACCAGGAAAAGGCCGAACATTATCGGGCGGAAGCAAAAGAGCTGGAGAAAAAATATTATGCCAATTCAGCAGAATAA
- a CDS encoding protein kinase: protein MGVQIARTDRRGQAPVGNSLSNLGRTVIIGGRFVRGGEIGSGGNGIVFNVTDRITGISLVAKQIKTNLEALKAEAIANYQLTYLGRMVNFADTSFPLARSYGVKKGDDGNAYLIFEKVSGQTLFDILREKKRLPLAEALDIAVKICDALIMIKEEKMVHGDIKPENIFYDAKTGAIKIIDFGQAVLSGEKGKKATLLFSSPEQTKQDKVDEKADVFSTCLTLVELLNGKNGFLRQRREQMINAEFTSPHIPRDLADCLYKAAHPAREQRSTLEQLRAGLIELRKKYS, encoded by the coding sequence ATGGGAGTGCAAATAGCAAGAACCGATCGAAGGGGCCAGGCTCCGGTGGGTAATTCATTATCCAATCTGGGGCGAACTGTTATTATAGGGGGTCGTTTTGTCCGAGGTGGCGAGATCGGTTCTGGTGGTAATGGGATAGTATTTAACGTTACCGACAGAATAACGGGGATTAGCCTGGTCGCCAAACAGATCAAGACAAACCTTGAGGCGCTTAAGGCCGAAGCTATCGCGAACTATCAGCTAACGTATCTCGGCAGAATGGTTAATTTTGCCGATACTTCTTTTCCTCTTGCCAGGTCTTATGGCGTTAAAAAGGGGGACGACGGTAATGCCTATTTAATATTTGAAAAAGTCAGCGGACAAACCCTTTTTGATATTCTTAGAGAGAAAAAACGCTTGCCGCTGGCCGAAGCCCTGGATATAGCGGTAAAAATATGCGATGCCTTGATCATGATCAAAGAAGAAAAAATGGTTCATGGCGACATCAAGCCGGAGAATATATTTTATGACGCCAAGACGGGGGCGATCAAAATTATTGATTTTGGGCAGGCGGTCTTGTCAGGCGAAAAGGGGAAGAAGGCGACATTGTTGTTTTCCTCGCCCGAACAGACTAAGCAAGACAAAGTCGATGAAAAGGCCGATGTCTTTTCAACCTGTTTGACCCTGGTTGAACTGCTCAACGGAAAAAATGGTTTCTTAAGACAACGTCGAGAACAAATGATCAATGCCGAGTTTACGTCACCACATATTCCGCGCGATCTGGCTGATTGCCTCTATAAAGCGGCCCATCCGGCCCGTGAACAGAGATCGACGCTAGAACAGCTTCGGGCCGGCTTGATCGAACTGCGTAAGAAGTATAGTTAA
- a CDS encoding HEPN domain-containing protein: protein MVHKTLVQEWVEKAEEDLGFASKTLADPDITYYAQICFHFQQAAEKYLKAYIVAFNLEFKKTHDLPELLRLCVEKEPELEALANECELLTDYYIETRYPVHWPSNVSKEEAKEAQRGAIKIKEAMLKFLSPILS, encoded by the coding sequence ATGGTTCATAAGACGCTTGTTCAGGAATGGGTTGAGAAAGCGGAAGAAGATCTTGGGTTTGCCTCAAAAACTTTAGCCGATCCTGACATAACCTATTACGCCCAAATATGTTTTCATTTTCAACAAGCGGCCGAAAAATATCTCAAGGCATACATTGTCGCTTTTAACCTTGAATTCAAAAAGACGCATGATCTTCCGGAATTACTCCGGCTTTGTGTTGAAAAGGAACCAGAACTGGAAGCGCTGGCAAATGAATGCGAGCTTTTAACGGATTATTACATTGAGACCCGGTATCCTGTTCATTGGCCTTCAAATGTTTCAAAAGAAGAAGCGAAAGAAGCCCAAAGAGGAGCAATCAAAATAAAAGAAGCAATGCTGAAATTTCTTTCCCCCATTCTTTCTTAG
- a CDS encoding aminoglycoside phosphotransferase family protein, whose protein sequence is MPDIFTKVDYKKIAARLLGEWDGFGLPKADLSKLELKIMPFRKIGLHSLLTFMVFCEGKPLLVMKFPRYREGRLAFSGLRNEAAMLEKAKIPELFKLLEIDGAPVLLMRAYEGKMLHHFLDTEEELEKLAGFLRQGVDLLIELSLKTKDRSIKINEDFIERHLLVPAREALEYFSDQIAPLQEHLNTFLSNNQAAFGLEAPLLLTHHEFNPWNILVDPEEKLVLLDWEDAETSGLPFLDLYNFFTVAFRIMYYGETSKTQSRSPEQKQARKELLLREFRAAAQKYCQALGCSEKLLDIFYLTFALKQTTFFLNEKRHDINYASSWLALLAGAPLENCFIDHVVKEGQ, encoded by the coding sequence ATGCCTGACATTTTCACTAAAGTTGACTACAAAAAAATCGCCGCGCGGCTCCTGGGTGAATGGGATGGTTTCGGGCTCCCCAAAGCTGACCTCTCCAAACTCGAACTCAAGATCATGCCTTTTCGCAAGATCGGCCTCCACTCGCTCCTGACCTTCATGGTTTTCTGCGAAGGCAAGCCCCTCCTGGTCATGAAGTTCCCTCGCTACCGTGAAGGGCGCCTGGCATTCTCCGGCCTGCGGAATGAAGCGGCTATGCTGGAAAAAGCGAAGATTCCGGAGCTTTTTAAACTGCTGGAAATTGACGGGGCGCCGGTCCTCCTGATGCGGGCGTATGAAGGAAAAATGCTCCACCATTTTCTTGACACCGAAGAAGAGCTGGAGAAGCTGGCAGGATTTTTACGGCAAGGCGTCGATCTGTTGATCGAGCTAAGTCTTAAAACAAAAGACCGGTCAATTAAGATCAACGAAGATTTCATTGAAAGACATCTGCTCGTCCCCGCCCGGGAAGCTTTAGAATATTTCTCCGACCAGATCGCCCCTCTGCAGGAGCACCTCAACACTTTCTTGTCTAACAATCAGGCGGCGTTCGGCCTTGAGGCCCCATTGCTCCTGACCCACCATGAGTTCAATCCCTGGAACATCCTGGTCGACCCGGAAGAGAAGCTGGTCCTCCTGGATTGGGAAGATGCCGAAACCTCCGGGCTCCCCTTTCTTGATCTCTACAACTTTTTTACGGTCGCCTTCCGGATTATGTATTATGGTGAAACCAGTAAAACGCAAAGTCGTTCTCCGGAGCAAAAACAAGCCCGCAAAGAGCTTCTTCTGCGGGAATTCAGAGCCGCCGCTCAAAAATACTGCCAGGCGCTCGGCTGTTCTGAAAAACTGCTCGATATTTTTTATCTCACTTTCGCTCTCAAACAAACAACCTTCTTCCTGAACGAGAAGCGGCATGATATCAATTACGCCTCCTCCTGGCTCGCCCTATTGGCCGGCGCCCCTCTGGAAAATTGTTTTATCGATCACGTTGTTAAGGAAGGTCAATGA